One Qiania dongpingensis genomic window carries:
- a CDS encoding alpha/beta fold hydrolase, with translation MFTDRETEKEFCLYYTEKGEGMPLVLLHGNGEDGSYFVHQMDFFSREYRVIAVDTRGHGQSPRGTAPFTLEQFAEDLKYFLDVNGLSKIILLGFSDGANIAMIFALKYPEYLKKIVLNGGNLRPSGVRAGVQLPIVLGYAMVAVLSLFDKKLRRKKELLGLMVTGPHISPEELLKLGVPTLVIAGTKDMIKASHTREIHESIPDSRLCFLEGSHFIAGEQPEEFNQTVYKFLKEK, from the coding sequence ATGTTTACGGACAGAGAGACGGAAAAGGAGTTTTGCCTGTATTATACAGAAAAAGGAGAGGGAATGCCTTTGGTGCTCCTTCATGGGAATGGTGAGGACGGCTCTTATTTTGTTCATCAGATGGATTTCTTTTCCCGCGAGTATCGGGTGATAGCAGTGGACACCAGAGGTCACGGGCAGTCGCCAAGGGGAACGGCTCCTTTTACATTGGAGCAATTTGCAGAAGATCTAAAGTATTTCCTGGATGTAAACGGTTTATCAAAGATTATTCTTCTTGGTTTCAGCGACGGAGCCAATATAGCCATGATATTTGCGTTGAAATATCCGGAATATCTGAAAAAAATAGTGCTGAACGGAGGAAACCTCCGGCCCTCCGGCGTCCGCGCGGGCGTTCAGCTGCCCATCGTCCTGGGCTATGCCATGGTCGCTGTTTTGTCTTTGTTTGATAAAAAACTCAGGAGGAAGAAGGAACTTTTGGGACTCATGGTGACCGGACCCCACATTTCTCCGGAAGAACTTTTGAAGCTTGGTGTTCCCACTTTGGTAATAGCAGGGACGAAGGATATGATCAAGGCTTCCCATACGAGAGAGATTCATGAGAGTATACCGGATAGCCGCCTGTGTTTTCTGGAAGGAAGCCATTTTATAGCAGGTGAGCAGCCGGAAGAATTCAATCAGACGGTATATAAATTCCTCAAGGAAAAGTAA
- a CDS encoding DegV family protein — protein MEKADVKIIADSTCDLTEELLEKYDIAIVPLCIVMDDKSYYDRTEVTPEEIFRWSEEHKTTPKTAAISMEKALEAAGPYIKKGRDVIFIGISEEMSTTCNVMRLAAAELETDRLFVIDSRSLSTGIGLQVLRAAELAKTGMPAEEILKIIDETKDKVRASFVVDTLTYLARGGRCTAATALLANTLKLKPRIEVKDGKMGVEKKYRGTLDKVILKYTKDMEEDLLRADGKRVFITHSGCDGAVVEQVRTYLEGLGKFQEIVETRAGGVISSHCGPGTLGVLFFLE, from the coding sequence ATGGAAAAGGCTGATGTTAAAATAATTGCGGACAGCACCTGCGACCTGACAGAGGAGCTGCTGGAAAAATACGATATAGCGATAGTGCCGTTATGTATCGTTATGGACGATAAGAGCTATTATGACAGAACGGAAGTGACGCCGGAGGAGATATTCCGCTGGTCGGAGGAACATAAAACGACCCCGAAAACTGCCGCGATCTCCATGGAGAAGGCATTGGAGGCGGCCGGGCCGTATATCAAAAAAGGGCGGGACGTGATCTTTATCGGCATTTCAGAAGAGATGAGCACCACATGCAATGTTATGCGTCTCGCGGCTGCGGAGCTTGAGACAGACAGACTGTTTGTCATAGATTCCAGGAGCCTTTCCACCGGAATCGGCCTGCAGGTGCTTCGGGCTGCAGAGCTCGCAAAAACAGGTATGCCGGCAGAGGAGATTTTGAAGATCATTGATGAAACAAAGGATAAAGTGAGGGCAAGCTTTGTCGTAGATACTTTGACCTATCTTGCCAGAGGAGGACGGTGCACGGCGGCTACGGCGCTTTTGGCGAATACACTCAAGCTAAAGCCGAGAATTGAAGTGAAAGACGGAAAGATGGGCGTGGAGAAAAAGTACCGCGGTACTCTGGATAAAGTCATTCTCAAGTACACAAAGGATATGGAGGAAGATTTATTAAGGGCAGACGGAAAAAGGGTATTTATCACCCATTCAGGATGCGACGGGGCTGTGGTGGAGCAGGTCCGGACATATCTGGAGGGCCTTGGAAAGTTCCAGGAGATTGTTGAGACTCGGGCAGGAGGAGTTATTTCCAGTCACTGCGGACCGGGGACCCTGGGAGTCTTATTTTTCTTAGAATAG
- a CDS encoding TetR/AcrR family transcriptional regulator has translation MPRITKEPGERRQEILDTAMKLFYEKGYEKTSMADIATAMGVAQGLCYRYFPSKEILFDTAIDQYAQSQVDQITKVLKKPGISLVQMVEEMPTFVEAESDDSYANRFCHGPESRKIHNQLSMSICARMKPVVKAQLDAANGRGETHIEDTDAAASFCVYGQLGILLDQELPREERVRRIKTFLIGIIKKLS, from the coding sequence ATGCCGCGTATTACGAAGGAACCCGGGGAACGCAGGCAGGAAATTCTGGACACGGCGATGAAGCTGTTTTATGAAAAGGGATATGAGAAAACTTCCATGGCAGACATCGCGACGGCTATGGGGGTAGCCCAAGGGCTTTGCTACCGTTATTTTCCCTCAAAGGAAATATTGTTTGACACAGCCATAGATCAATATGCCCAGTCCCAGGTGGATCAGATAACGAAGGTTCTGAAAAAGCCGGGGATCTCTTTGGTTCAAATGGTAGAGGAAATGCCGACCTTTGTTGAAGCGGAGTCAGACGACAGCTATGCCAACCGGTTCTGCCACGGTCCGGAAAGCCGGAAGATACACAATCAGCTATCCATGAGCATCTGTGCCAGGATGAAACCGGTGGTGAAGGCTCAGCTGGATGCCGCAAATGGCCGGGGAGAGACACATATTGAAGACACAGACGCGGCGGCATCTTTCTGTGTGTACGGACAGCTGGGCATCTTGCTGGATCAGGAACTGCCGCGAGAAGAGAGGGTCAGGAGGATCAAGACCTTTCTAATAGGTATAATTAAAAAACTGAGTTAA
- a CDS encoding MATE family efflux transporter — MPVKMDFINGNTRKCLFAMALPMIAAMFLNMAYNLVDSLWIGNLLGKTAYAALTNSTPIILILNAIAMGATNGVAILLSQAIGAKDKTKVESMIATSFLAAAAFALGMTVVLEVALRPLLTLLKTPEGTYQMAYEYLSIYLLGYITVYLYCYFTAVLRSFGNTVFQMAAMLVCTLLNALLDPLFIWWFGFQGTAAATLLSQFLCLFFMLLYLHKKKLFSLRISAFRKEQILPLMKKSVPSAFQQSIPAICTGFLTSLVSGYGITALAAYGIMGKLETILFYPAMALNMVLTSIVGQCAGGRRYDRVRDYLRSAVLYGGGLLAALSLLVIFFARPFSRMFVNSEDTAEIVSRCFQIVGLGYILNTVTNCFLGGMNGLGKPMKSMFCMVFYYMIVRMPAAWLLSVFGAGLDGVWTAVLISHVAAAIAAAAVTIYELRTGRRPSLKPV, encoded by the coding sequence ATGCCAGTTAAAATGGATTTTATCAATGGAAATACCAGAAAATGTTTGTTTGCCATGGCACTGCCTATGATCGCAGCCATGTTTTTAAACATGGCTTATAACCTCGTGGACAGTCTTTGGATTGGAAATCTTCTGGGAAAGACAGCGTATGCCGCGCTTACCAATTCCACACCGATCATCCTGATCTTAAATGCGATCGCAATGGGCGCGACCAACGGCGTCGCCATTCTGCTGTCTCAGGCCATAGGAGCAAAAGACAAGACAAAAGTGGAAAGCATGATCGCCACATCATTTCTCGCGGCGGCGGCCTTTGCGCTGGGAATGACCGTTGTCCTGGAGGTAGCGCTGCGTCCGCTCCTCACGCTTTTAAAGACGCCGGAGGGGACATACCAGATGGCTTATGAGTATCTGTCCATTTATCTTCTCGGATATATCACTGTTTATTTGTACTGCTATTTTACAGCCGTGCTGCGAAGCTTTGGGAACACGGTATTTCAGATGGCCGCCATGCTGGTATGCACGCTTCTCAATGCTCTGCTTGACCCGCTTTTTATCTGGTGGTTTGGATTTCAGGGAACTGCCGCCGCCACCTTGCTCTCCCAGTTTCTGTGCCTGTTTTTCATGCTGCTGTACTTACACAAGAAAAAGCTTTTCAGTCTGCGTATTTCGGCCTTCCGGAAGGAACAGATACTGCCTCTGATGAAAAAAAGCGTCCCCTCTGCCTTTCAGCAGAGCATTCCGGCAATCTGCACCGGGTTTTTAACTTCCCTTGTGAGCGGATATGGCATCACTGCCCTGGCTGCCTACGGTATCATGGGGAAACTGGAGACCATCCTTTTTTATCCGGCTATGGCTCTCAATATGGTACTGACCTCGATCGTAGGGCAGTGTGCTGGCGGCAGACGGTATGACCGGGTCAGAGATTACCTGAGATCGGCAGTCCTTTACGGAGGAGGGCTTCTGGCCGCCCTGTCTTTGCTGGTGATATTCTTTGCGCGCCCCTTCTCCCGTATGTTTGTAAACAGTGAAGATACGGCAGAAATCGTTTCCCGATGTTTTCAGATAGTCGGTTTAGGTTATATCCTCAACACAGTGACCAACTGTTTTCTGGGAGGGATGAACGGATTGGGAAAGCCTATGAAAAGTATGTTTTGCATGGTGTTTTATTATATGATCGTACGGATGCCCGCCGCATGGCTTCTGTCTGTATTTGGAGCGGGACTGGATGGTGTCTGGACTGCGGTCCTGATCAGCCATGTGGCCGCGGCCATTGCCGCTGCGGCAGTCACCATTTATGAACTGAGAACAGGCAGAAGGCCGTCCTTAAAGCCTGTCTAA
- a CDS encoding LysR family transcriptional regulator — protein sequence MFFDINEYYFYCVALTQNITKASEEIHISQPALSKAIAKLEQKLDCQLFYRNQKGVKLTPAGEILFEGVRQSMDIMDNTVKQISQINYSDYGEVNIGGGDDLFTYFMIPVIREYHNLYPNVIVKETLYSNSEQTIGSLLQKDIDIGLLNKYVECDRLEFRKISEMHEVVVAGERYAALAKLGTLDWGMLTEFPILLHPRITHTRKLFDDKMKEIGVQVKASLEVGSTTVMIQLALEGFGLAVVSKEIAQMDNRYTQLTELPMAQPLDARDTYVAWNKEKEMPSCLRNLIECISQKSK from the coding sequence ATGTTCTTTGATATTAACGAATACTATTTTTACTGTGTTGCATTGACCCAGAATATCACAAAGGCTTCAGAAGAGATCCATATTTCCCAGCCGGCTCTCAGCAAAGCCATCGCGAAGCTGGAACAAAAGCTGGACTGTCAGCTTTTTTACCGGAATCAAAAGGGGGTAAAGCTGACGCCGGCAGGGGAGATTTTGTTTGAGGGCGTCAGGCAGAGCATGGATATCATGGATAATACAGTGAAGCAGATATCCCAGATCAACTATTCAGATTATGGAGAAGTCAATATCGGCGGGGGAGACGATCTGTTCACATATTTTATGATTCCCGTTATTCGGGAGTACCATAATCTGTATCCAAATGTGATAGTCAAGGAGACTCTGTATTCCAATTCAGAGCAGACGATCGGAAGTCTGCTGCAGAAGGATATTGATATCGGGCTTCTGAATAAATATGTGGAGTGTGACAGGCTGGAATTCAGAAAGATCAGTGAAATGCACGAGGTGGTCGTGGCAGGAGAACGGTACGCAGCGCTGGCGAAGCTGGGCACGCTGGACTGGGGAATGCTCACGGAATTTCCAATCCTTCTGCATCCCCGTATCACCCATACCCGCAAGTTGTTTGATGACAAGATGAAGGAGATTGGAGTACAAGTCAAAGCAAGCCTGGAGGTGGGGAGTACGACGGTGATGATCCAGCTGGCTTTGGAGGGGTTCGGACTAGCCGTCGTATCCAAAGAGATTGCTCAGATGGACAACCGGTACACTCAACTGACGGAGCTTCCGATGGCTCAGCCGCTGGATGCCAGGGATACCTATGTGGCATGGAATAAGGAGAAGGAGATGCCCTCCTGTCTCCGCAATTTGATAGAGTGTATTTCTCAGAAAAGTAAATAA
- a CDS encoding sugar ABC transporter ATP-binding protein, producing MAEYILQMKDIDKTFPGAAVLDHVCLDVRQGEIMGLIGENGAGKSTLLKILTGLYTRTSGTILFKGREVAYASIEESADDGIAFMHQELNIFPNMTVTENIFLNRKDYVGKFGMIQKKRMEEDARRVLETLGVEIDVNRMGSELSIHEQQMVEIAKAMSMNAELIIMDEPTAALPENEVEIFFQFIRKLNSRGITIIYVSHKMVEIEAICDRVTILRNGTVVDVVNVGETTVEQMVNKMVGRQLDEYYVHTPTKNDGVLLRVSDFNGENFEQVSFELMKSEVLGIYGLAGSGTLELAETLFGYRKPTGGRVTLNGQAIKKTDIPNMVKNGIAYVPLNRKKDGFVRDMSVFENISMAGCGSCRKGIFVDWAKNREICDKYMEALSIKAVSRDTHVNLLSGGNQQKVVLSKWLSIHPKVLILNEPTRGVDVGAKAEIYNLIDRLVKTEELGILLISSEAPEVLGMTDRVMIMHKGRICATLKTEGLQQERLLKLASGGKEEQSEERQEIT from the coding sequence TTGGCAGAATATATTCTTCAGATGAAAGATATTGATAAAACCTTTCCCGGCGCGGCAGTCCTTGACCATGTATGCCTTGATGTCAGACAGGGGGAGATCATGGGACTGATCGGAGAGAACGGCGCGGGGAAGTCCACGCTTTTGAAAATACTGACCGGGTTATACACCCGTACCTCCGGTACAATCCTATTTAAAGGCCGGGAGGTCGCGTATGCGTCCATTGAAGAATCTGCCGATGATGGGATTGCTTTTATGCACCAGGAGCTGAATATCTTTCCAAACATGACGGTGACCGAGAATATCTTTCTGAACAGGAAGGACTATGTCGGAAAATTTGGGATGATTCAGAAAAAGAGGATGGAGGAAGACGCCCGCAGGGTGCTGGAGACGCTGGGGGTGGAAATCGATGTAAACCGCATGGGCAGTGAACTCAGTATTCATGAACAGCAGATGGTCGAGATTGCGAAAGCGATGTCCATGAACGCGGAGCTGATCATCATGGATGAGCCGACTGCCGCACTCCCGGAAAATGAAGTGGAGATTTTCTTTCAGTTCATCCGAAAACTGAACAGCCGGGGGATCACGATTATCTATGTATCCCACAAGATGGTCGAGATAGAGGCCATCTGTGATCGGGTGACCATTTTACGGAACGGGACGGTGGTCGATGTTGTAAATGTGGGAGAGACCACGGTGGAGCAGATGGTGAATAAAATGGTCGGACGGCAGTTGGATGAGTATTACGTACATACGCCGACAAAAAATGACGGTGTTCTGCTCCGGGTTTCAGATTTTAACGGTGAGAATTTTGAACAGGTGAGCTTCGAGCTGATGAAATCGGAGGTTCTGGGGATATACGGGCTTGCCGGGTCCGGTACTCTGGAGCTTGCCGAGACCCTGTTCGGATACCGGAAGCCGACGGGAGGCAGAGTCACATTAAACGGGCAGGCGATAAAAAAGACGGATATTCCCAATATGGTGAAGAACGGGATCGCCTATGTCCCGCTAAATCGAAAAAAGGATGGATTTGTACGGGACATGTCCGTGTTTGAAAACATTTCCATGGCAGGATGCGGAAGCTGCAGAAAGGGAATTTTTGTGGACTGGGCAAAGAACAGAGAGATCTGTGATAAATATATGGAGGCCTTGTCCATAAAAGCGGTCAGCCGGGACACTCATGTCAACCTTTTATCCGGAGGAAATCAGCAGAAGGTAGTCCTGTCCAAATGGCTGTCCATCCATCCTAAGGTCTTGATCTTGAATGAACCAACGAGAGGGGTAGATGTGGGCGCAAAGGCGGAGATCTACAATCTGATCGACCGGCTGGTAAAGACAGAGGAGCTGGGGATTCTCCTGATCTCTTCGGAGGCGCCGGAGGTCCTCGGCATGACGGACAGAGTGATGATCATGCATAAAGGCCGCATCTGTGCGACTTTAAAGACAGAAGGATTGCAGCAGGAACGGCTTTTGAAGCTTGCGTCCGGCGGAAAGGAGGAGCAGAGTGAAGAGCGGCAGGAGATCACATGA
- a CDS encoding ABC transporter permease, with amino-acid sequence MKSGRRSHEWAPLLSMVLLFLLFTLITPRFAGLGNIKMISKQVAINGILGVSLFLIVLTGGIDISIGSTLSLLCVLTGFLESKKMPFAIVFLLVLICGAAVGYLKGVLVTKIKLPDLIVTLAAKNLIRGIALMFSVQAYIITSPAMLSLGSGQLAGVIPVPFLCFLGVAAITAVILGKTRFGRRIYAVGGNSEAAVQAGIDVGRTKRSVYAFSGILIGVAAILYSSIYQNILASKIGSDTVNTLLAVVLLGGASMSGGRGRVLGIVFGALTMAVLNNGMILARSTDYWVTALTGILILLSMLVQFLQSSAIFRKRLGGEKDK; translated from the coding sequence GTGAAGAGCGGCAGGAGATCACATGAATGGGCGCCGTTGCTGTCCATGGTATTATTGTTCCTTTTATTTACCCTGATCACTCCCAGATTCGCAGGTCTTGGAAACATTAAAATGATCAGCAAACAGGTTGCGATCAACGGGATATTGGGGGTTTCTCTGTTCCTGATCGTGCTGACCGGAGGGATTGACATTTCAATCGGTTCCACGCTGTCGTTATTATGTGTGCTGACCGGATTTCTGGAATCCAAGAAGATGCCATTTGCTATTGTCTTTCTTTTGGTACTCATCTGCGGAGCCGCGGTGGGGTATCTGAAAGGAGTTTTGGTCACCAAGATAAAGCTGCCGGACCTGATCGTGACTTTGGCGGCAAAAAACCTGATTCGCGGAATTGCGCTGATGTTCAGTGTACAGGCTTATATCATCACTTCGCCGGCGATGCTTTCCTTGGGCTCCGGACAGCTGGCAGGCGTGATACCGGTTCCCTTTCTCTGCTTCTTAGGCGTGGCGGCGATTACAGCAGTTATCCTTGGCAAAACGCGGTTCGGAAGAAGAATCTATGCGGTAGGGGGAAACAGTGAGGCAGCCGTCCAGGCGGGAATCGACGTGGGCAGGACAAAGAGGAGCGTGTATGCTTTTTCCGGTATTCTGATTGGCGTGGCGGCAATCCTCTATTCGAGTATTTATCAGAATATTCTGGCGTCTAAAATCGGCAGCGATACCGTGAATACCCTGCTGGCGGTAGTGCTTCTGGGCGGGGCCAGTATGAGCGGAGGACGGGGCAGAGTCCTGGGAATCGTATTTGGAGCCCTGACCATGGCAGTCCTCAACAACGGTATGATCCTGGCTCGTTCCACAGATTACTGGGTGACGGCGCTCACCGGAATTCTGATCCTCTTATCCATGCTCGTGCAGTTTCTGCAGAGCTCCGCAATTTTCCGGAAAAGGCTTGGAGGTGAAAAGGACAAATGA
- a CDS encoding ABC transporter permease yields the protein MKIKKAFSNYNLRRYMILIGILVLMLIGFSLESKVYVTSANFTNIAAKFAEIGLIAASMSLVMLTGDIDLSVGSVMCFSAFLAGTLMQRYVPVPLAVLISLAVAAAIGFLNGFMIAVMKMQPVIVTLGTMTAFRGLCYVFKQGGPMRGLPDESFFRFGNGTLFGVIPYSFLLVITVFVILSAAMKKTRFGMDIRAIGNNASAAAFSGIKVRKYKIGLFTFNGFISGLAGIVILSRMQGIEAALGDGYEFEAITMCLLGGISINGGKGTMLGSFIGIIVIGYLKSGMNISHISAYYQSAILGAIILLSVIAGNLEPVRKKKKK from the coding sequence GTGAAGATCAAAAAAGCTTTTTCCAACTATAATCTCAGGAGATATATGATTCTGATCGGCATCCTGGTTCTTATGCTGATTGGGTTTTCCCTGGAATCAAAGGTCTATGTCACGTCGGCCAATTTTACGAACATCGCGGCGAAGTTTGCAGAAATAGGCCTGATCGCGGCATCCATGTCCCTGGTCATGCTGACCGGAGATATTGATCTGTCGGTGGGATCCGTCATGTGCTTTTCGGCCTTTTTAGCCGGGACGCTGATGCAGAGATATGTACCTGTTCCGCTGGCGGTCCTCATCTCTCTGGCTGTGGCTGCGGCCATCGGTTTTCTGAACGGCTTTATGATCGCCGTGATGAAGATGCAGCCGGTGATCGTGACACTGGGTACTATGACTGCGTTCCGCGGTCTCTGCTATGTGTTTAAGCAGGGAGGGCCGATGCGGGGGCTTCCCGACGAATCTTTTTTCCGCTTTGGAAATGGAACGCTGTTCGGCGTCATCCCCTATTCCTTTCTCCTGGTGATAACGGTGTTTGTGATTCTTTCCGCTGCCATGAAGAAGACGCGGTTCGGGATGGATATCCGGGCGATCGGGAACAATGCGAGCGCGGCGGCTTTTTCCGGGATCAAGGTAAGAAAATATAAGATTGGGTTATTCACGTTCAACGGTTTTATTTCAGGTCTGGCAGGGATTGTCATCCTCTCCAGAATGCAGGGGATTGAGGCGGCTTTGGGAGACGGATATGAATTTGAGGCGATCACCATGTGTCTGCTGGGAGGCATCAGCATAAACGGAGGAAAAGGCACCATGCTCGGTTCCTTCATTGGGATCATTGTGATCGGGTATCTGAAAAGCGGCATGAATATTTCCCATATCAGCGCCTACTATCAGTCGGCAATCCTGGGAGCGATCATCCTGCTGTCGGTCATTGCCGGCAATCTGGAGCCGGTGCGGAAAAAAAAGAAAAAGTGA
- a CDS encoding substrate-binding domain-containing protein translates to MKRKRMVSLGLAVMLAVCMIISLAGCGKKEDTSATAETSGTEAKESTDSGKETKKGTETSADKGEKKTIYFMPKEVAGAWNVYSCTGAEEAGEKLGIDVIISGPANADPTEQINMLEDAIVAKPDAIVIATNDAAGCKASIDKAVSQGILVLTYDSDCADSERTFYVNSASDYECGRMFVKDVAEAVGKDAKVAVMGGGISAGNQQERLAGVQDEMAENYPDMELVSTTWSDDDTEVALQNAENLIMANPDLQAIIGISGYEPHSAAAAVEEAVEQGNLEKGSIFITGLTLPDVIRPYIEDGTVQSAYVTEPAYLAYTSVYAAYEMLEGKEFSDGDTFKVEGLEDVEATVTGEYIYFGLISLDKSNIGDYSW, encoded by the coding sequence ATGAAAAGGAAACGTATGGTATCTTTAGGATTGGCAGTCATGCTGGCAGTATGTATGATCATTTCACTGGCCGGATGCGGGAAAAAGGAAGATACCTCCGCCACAGCGGAGACTTCCGGCACAGAGGCGAAAGAAAGTACGGACAGCGGCAAGGAGACAAAGAAGGGGACGGAAACATCTGCGGACAAGGGGGAGAAGAAGACCATCTATTTCATGCCGAAGGAGGTAGCGGGAGCCTGGAACGTGTATTCCTGCACCGGTGCGGAGGAAGCCGGTGAGAAGCTGGGAATCGATGTGATCATCAGCGGTCCGGCAAATGCGGACCCCACGGAACAGATCAACATGCTGGAGGACGCGATCGTCGCGAAGCCGGACGCGATCGTGATCGCCACAAATGACGCGGCCGGCTGCAAGGCTTCCATCGACAAAGCAGTATCACAGGGAATCCTGGTCCTGACCTATGATTCCGACTGTGCGGACAGCGAACGTACCTTCTATGTGAATTCAGCCAGTGATTATGAGTGCGGCCGCATGTTTGTAAAGGATGTAGCCGAAGCAGTGGGGAAGGATGCCAAGGTCGCGGTGATGGGCGGCGGCATCAGCGCCGGAAACCAGCAGGAACGACTCGCCGGCGTACAGGATGAGATGGCGGAAAATTATCCGGATATGGAGCTCGTTTCCACGACCTGGTCGGACGATGATACTGAGGTGGCGCTGCAAAATGCCGAGAATCTGATCATGGCGAATCCGGATCTCCAGGCCATCATCGGCATTTCCGGATACGAACCTCATTCAGCAGCGGCCGCGGTGGAAGAAGCAGTGGAGCAGGGAAATCTTGAAAAAGGCTCCATCTTCATAACAGGCCTGACGCTTCCAGATGTCATCCGGCCCTATATCGAGGACGGTACGGTCCAGAGTGCTTATGTGACGGAGCCGGCCTATCTGGCCTATACTTCCGTCTATGCCGCTTATGAGATGCTGGAAGGAAAGGAATTTTCAGACGGCGATACCTTTAAGGTGGAAGGCCTCGAGGATGTTGAGGCGACGGTAACAGGGGAATACATATACTTTGGGCTCATCTCTCTGGATAAGAGCAATATCGGCGATTACAGCTGGTAA